CCAGGTCGGCCAGTCCCATCAGCATCGGTCCGGCAACGATGCCCCCCAGCCGCTGGTGCGTGTCCCGGGCCGGCAGCACGGCGTGCGCCGTGCCGTGGCCGATGTGCAGGACATCGATCCCCAGCAGCATCGAGAACGGGTGCTGGTCGGCCAGCAGCACGTGAAAGTCGGCAAGGCTGATCAGCGGCGGGCGCGCATTGGCGGCGAGGGCGGTTGCGGTCATCGTTGTTCCAGAGCGTGGCAATAGTTGTCCAGCAGCGCGTCGGCCTGCTGGCCCAGGGACTTGAGGCGGCGGGTATGCACCAGCAGCAACAGTCCCATCAGATAAGTGAACACGTTCATCTGCTCGACCTGAACGGACTCGTCGCGCCAGCCCTTCGTGCGTGACAGCGCCTGTCCGATCAGATCGATGCATTGCCGCAACCGGCTATTGAGCTGTTCGTCCATGTCCCGGCCCAGCCCGCGTGGGCCAAGTCCCTGGAACAGATACATCCCCAGCGAAAAATCCGTGCGCCGCTGCGCGTAGTACGCAAAGAACGCCCGTATCACGCCGCGCGCGGCCGACTGCGGCGCCTCGGCCTCGCCCGCCTGCGCCAGATGCGCGTGCAGCCGCTGCAACGATCCATCCAGCAGTTCCCCGTACAGCGCTTCCTTGCCCGCGAACCAGGGATAGATGGCGCCGGTCGTGCAACCGGCTTCCTTCGCGATGGCCCGGATCGTCGTCTTTTCCAGCCCATCCCGCTCGAACACGCGCTGCGCGGCGTCCAGGATGATCTGCCTGCGCAGGGCGCTCAGACGTTCGTTACGGTCGGCACGGGGGGAGGGCGTGGACATGGCGCTTGGCGGCGATTCGATGTCACCGATCATATCGACGATTTTTATTAATAACAATGTTATTAACGCCGCACGTGATTACGATGATCTTCAGTGCCGGCATCATCCCGGCCGCTCCGGTTTAGCGCCGCATGGCAGCCGGAGCCGCGAAGAAAGTAGCGTGACGAATGGGTTTTGGAATTGCCCAGAAAATTGGGGGCAGGGCCGAAAGTCGCATGGTTGCGCGCTCGGGCAGTTCGGTAAGGGTAAGCCCTAGCGATACGCGGCAAGCATCAGCGGGATGTTGCAACTTCCCAACAAGCCTGTCGCAAACCTGCACTTTTCTGATGCCGACCATAGCCAGTCCCCCCGATTTTTGATGCAATAGCGTCAACTTCCCTTCGCGGAGTTAGGGGGGCGGCAGGCTGGTTTGCTGGATTGCTGCTCTTGTCACTCAAATCAACGGAGATTTCTTAAATGAAAAAGACTCTGCTCGCTGCCGCCCTGCTCGCCGGTTTCGCCGGTGTCGCCCAGGCAGAAACGTCTGTCACCCTGTACGGTATCATCGACACGGGCCTCGGCTACAACAAGATCAGCGGCGGTTCTGATGCCCAAAACGGCAGCCGTTTTGGCATGATCAACGGCGTCCAGAACGGTTCGCGCTGGGGTCTGCGTGGTTCGGAAGATCTGGGTGACGGCCTGCGCGCTGTTTTCCAACTGGAATCGGGCTTCAACTCGGGTAACGGCAACTCCGCTCAAGGTGGTCGTCTGTTCGGCCGTCAAGCCACCGTCGGTCTGGCCAGCGACAGCTGGGGTCAACTGGACTTCGGTCGCCAAACCAACATCGCGTCGAAGTACTTCGGCTCGATCGATCCGTTCGGCGCTGGCTTCGGTCAAGCCAACATCGGCGTCGGCATGAGCGCTGCCAACACGCAACGCTACGACAACATGGTCATGTATCAGACCCCGTCGTTCAGCGGCTTCCAGTTCGGCGTTGGCTACTCGTTCAGCGCTGATGACACCAAGGGTGCTGAAACCGGCTTCAAGACCGCCGACAACACCCGCGCCATCACGACCGGTCTGCGCTACGTCAACGGCCCGCTGAACGTCGCTCTGTCGTACGACCAGCTGAATGCCTCGAACCGTCTGCCGACCGAATCGACCGACGCCACCCCGCGTATGTACGCCATCGGCGGTTCGTACGACTTCGAAGTCGTGAAGCTGGCTCTGGCCTACGCTCGCACGACCGACGGCTGGTTCGCCGGCCAAGGCACCGCCACCAGCACCATCGGTGGTGGCACGGGTTCCGTGAACTTCGGCAGCAACCTGTTTGCTGACGGCTTCAAGGCCAACTCGTACCTGGTCGGTCTGTCGGCCCCGATCGGCGGCGCTTCGAACCTGTTCGGTTCGTGGCAGCGCGTTGATCCGTCGAACTCGAACCTGACGGGTGATGATTCCAACATGAACATCTACTCGCTGGGCTACACCTACGACCTGTCCAAGCGCACCAACCTGTACGCTTACGGTTCGTACGCCACGAACTACGCCTTCCTGAACGACCTGAAGTCGACCGCTGTCGGCGTCGGTGTCCGTCACCGCTTCTAATCCAATGCAGGGCGCAAGCCCTGTGTGGATTTAAAGCAAAAGCGAACGGGCCTCGGCCCGTTCGTATAAGCCACCCTTTCGGGGGTGGTTTTTTTTCGTCTGCTGACTGAATTCAGGCATACTACGACTTCGTGTCGTTCGAGCCGCACATGCTCGTGATGCACCGACGAAAGCTGCGATTGTTCCATTTGAGGAATGCAGTCTTTCACCCGCTATTCAAGCTACAGAGTTCAGCCGGAACTAACCGCGCGAATGCTACAATCCTAAGGTTTGCGCATTTGACGGACGCCTGAATGAACCTGCAACAGTATTTTCCCGTCCTGCTGTTTATCGTAGTGGCCACCCTTATCGGGTTCGCGCTTCTAACGGCCGGCTCCCTCCTTGGCCCGCGGCGTCCTTACGCTGAGAAGCTCTCGCCTTACGAGTGCGGCTTCGAAGCGTTTGAAGATGCACGCATGAAGTTTGACGTGCGCTACTACCTCGTGGCGATCCTGTTCATTCTTTTCGACCTGGAAATCGCGTTCCTGTTCCCATGGGCCATCGCCCAGGGCACCGTCGGACTCGTCGGTTTCTGGACGGTCATGGTTTTCCTCGCCGTGTTGACCGTCGGCTTCATCTACGAATGGAAAAAGGGCGCGCTGGATTGGGAGTGACCTTCGGGTTCATTTCACAGCACGCTATCAGAGACGAATATGGCTATAGACGGCATTCTCAAGCAAGGGTTCATCACCACCAGCGCCGACAAGTTCCTGAACTGGGCGAAGACCGGTTCGATGTGGCCCATGACCTTCGGTCTGGCCTGTTGCGCGGTTGAGATGATGCACGCGGGCGCAGCCCGCTATGACCTGGACCAATTCGGCATCATCTTCCGGCCCAGTCCGCGCCAGTCCGATCTTATGATCGTTGCCGGCACGCTGTGCAACAAGATGGCGCCCGCGCTGCGCAAGGTCTACGACCAGATGCCCGAGCCGCGCTGGGTGGTTTCCATGGGCTCCTGTGCCAATGGCGGCGGCTACTACCACTACTCGTATTCGGTGGTGCGTGGCTGTGATCGCATCGTACCGGTAGACGTCTACGTGCCGGGCTGCCCGCCCACGGCCGAGGCGCTGGTCTACGGCTTGCTGCAAATGCAGAACAAGATCCGTCTGACCAACACGATTGCGCGCTGATGCTTCGTCCGGTCCGACGGCAGGCCTCAGCCGCCTCGGACCTGCGAAACCAGCGTATCGGTTCACCTAAGCGTACAAGATGATGACCAGGCTCGAATCCCTGAAAAACAATTTGCAGACCACCCTCGGCGCGGACATCGCGCTGACCGAGGCGCTGGGCGAGCTGACGCTCGAAGTGCCCGCGGAGCAGTGGTTCTCCGTCTGCAACAAGCTGCGCACCGAAGCCGGCCTGCGCTTTGAAACCTGTATCGACCTCTGCGGCGTCGACTACCTGACCTGGGGCAACGGCACGCGCCAGCTGCCCGAGGAAACCAACGTCCGCATCCACCGCGCGCGTTATGCCGTGGTGGCGCACCTGCTCTCCCTCGAGAACAACTGGCGGCTGCGCGTGCGCACGTGGGCGCCCGACGACGAGTTCCCGATGGTTGCATCGCTGATGGAATGCTGGCCCACGGTCGGCTGGTTCGAACGCGAAGCCTTCGACCTGTACGGCATCGTCTTCGAAGGCCATCCGGACCTGCGCCGCATCCTCACCGACTACGGTTTCATCGGCCATCCGTTCCGCAAGGACTTCCCGCTGTCGGGCACCGTCGAAATGCGCTACGACCCCGAGCAACGGCGCGTCATTTACCAGCCGGTCACGATCGATCCGCGCGAGATCACCCCGCGCGTGGTGCGCGAAGACACCTACGGCATGGGGCGTTGAATCATGGCAGACATCAAGAACTACACCCTGAACTTCGGTCCTCAACACCCGGCCGCGCACGGTGTGCTGCGCCTGGTGCTCGAGCTTGACGGCGAAGTCATCCAGCGCGCCGATCCGCACATCGGCCTGCTGCACCGTGCCACCGAAAAGCTGGCCGAGCACAAGACCTACATCCAGGCGCTGCCCTACATGGACCGCCTGGACTACGTGTCCATGATGTGCAACGAGCACGCCTACGTCATGGCCATCGAAAAGCTGCTGGGCGTCGAAGCCCCGCTGCGCGCGCAGTACATCCGCGTGATGTTCGATGAAATCACGCGTCTGCTGAATCACCTGATGTCGCTGGGCTCGCACGCCCTCGACGTGGGCGCCATGGCGGTGTTCCTGTACGCCTTCCGTGAACGCGAAGACCTGATGGACTGCTACGAAGCGGTCTCGGGCGCGCGCATGCACGCGGCCTACTACCGTCCGGGCGGCGTCTACCGCGACCTGCCGGATTCCATGCCGCAGTACGGCGACTCCAGCAAGTTCCGTGGCGACAAGGAAATGCGCGTCATGAACGACGCACGTTCGGGCTCGCTGCTGGACTTCATCGAAGACTTCACCAACCGCTTCCCGGCCTGCGTCGACGAGTACGAAACGCTGCTCACCGACAACCGCATCTGGAAGCAGCGTCTGGTGGGCATCGGCGTGGTCGATCCCGATCGCGCCAAGGCGCTGGGCTTCACCGGCCCGATGCTGCGTGGCTCGGGCGTCGCCTGGGATCTGCGCAAGATGCAGCCCTACGAAGTCTACGACCTGCTTGATTTCGACATCCCCGTGGGTGTCAACGGCGACTGCTACGACCGCTATCTGGTCCGCATCGCCGAGATGCGCCAAAGCAATCGCATCATCCGCCAGTGCGTGGAATGGCTGCGCAACAATCCCGGCCCGGTCATGATCGAGAATCACAAGATCGCCCCGCCGTCGCGTACCGCCATGAAGACCAACATGGAAGAGCTGATCCATCACTTCAAGCTCTTCACTGAAGGTTTCCACGTGCCCCCGGGCGAAGCGTTTGCCTCGGTCGAGCATCCGAAGGGCGAATTCGGCATCTATCTGGTGTCCGACGGCGCCAACAAGCCTTACCGCCTGAAGATTCGGGCCCCCGGCTTTGTCCACCTGCAAGCGCTGGATGAAATGTCGCGCGGCCACATGATCGCCGACGCCGTCACCATCATTGGCACGCAGGACATCGTTTTCGGCGAGATCGATCGCTGATCCGCCCAGACAGTCACGAGCACGCCCGCATAACCCGGATTCAAACTATGCTGCTTTCCGAACAGGCCTACCAGAAAATCGACCGTGAACTGGCCAAGTTCCCGGCCGACCAGCGGCAGTCCGCCATCATGGCCTCGCTTGCCATCGCGCAAGAAGAGAAGGGCTGGTTGGCTACCGAAGTCATCGAAGACGTGGCCAAGTACATTGGCGTTCCGCCCATCGCGGTCCAGGAAGTCGCCACGTTCTACAACATGTTCGACGTCAAACCCGTCGGCAAGAACAAGATCGCCGTCTGCACGAACCTGCCCTGTGCCTTGCGCGACGGCGACCGTGCCGGCGAATACCTCAAGCGCAAGTTGGGCGTCGACTATCGCCAGACCACCGAAGACGGCCAGTTCACGCTGGTCGAAGGCGAGTGCATGGGCGCCTGCGGCGACTCCCCCGTGCTGATCGTGAACAACAAGCATATGTGCGTGCGCATGACCGACGAGAAGCTGGACGCGCTGGTCGCGGCCCTCAAGCAGCAAGGAGAGTCGGCATGAATGCGCCTGACCTGTACAAGCAGTTCGCGCAGGGGCTCGATCCCGATCCCCTGAACGACCTGTCCAACTCGATGGCCCTGCACGGTCGCCACCTGCAACCGCAGATCATGGCGGACGTCGACGGCGCCAACTGGCGCCTGGCCGACTACGTCAAGCGCGGCGGCTACGAAGCCCTGAAGAAGATCCTGACCACCGGCATGAAGCCGGAAGACGTGATCGCCGAAGTCAAGGCGTCGGGTCTGCGCGGCCGTGGCGGCGCGGGCTTCCCGACCGGCCTGAAGTGGAGCTTCATGCCGCGCGCCTTCCCGGGCCAGAAGTACCTCGTCTGCAACTCCGACGAAGGCGAGCCCGGCACGTTCAAGGACCGCGACATCCTGCGCTTCAATCCGCACATCGTGATTGAAGGCATGGCGATCGCGGCCTACGCCATGGGCATCAGCGTCGGCTACAACTACATCCACGGCGAAATCTTCGAAGTCTACGAGCGCTTCGAAGAGGCCCTCGAAGAGGCGCGTGCCGCCGGCTTCCTGGGCGACCGCCTGTTCGGTTCCGACTTCAGCTTCCAGCTTCACGCTTTCCACGGTTACGGCGCCTACATCTGCGGCGAAGAAACCGCGCTGCTGGAATCGCTGGAAGGCAAGAAGGGCCAGCCGCGCTTCAAGCCGCCGTTCCCGGCCAGCTTCGGCCTGTACGGCAAGCCCACCACCATCAACAACACGGAAACGTTCGCGGCGGTGCCGTGGATCATCCGCAACGGCGGCCAGGCCTACCTGGAAGTCGGCAAGCCGAACAACGGCGGCACCAAGCTGTTCTCGATCACCGGCGACGTCGAGCGTCCCGGCAACTACGAGATCCCGCTGGGCACCCCGTTCTCGACCCTGCTGGAGCTGGCGGGCGGCATGCGCGGCGGCAAGAAGCTGAAGGCGGTCATCCCCGGCGGCTCGAGCGCCCCGGTCCTGCCCGCCGACATCATGATGGAATGCACGATGGACTATGACTCCATCGCCAAGGCCGGCTCGATGCTCGGCTCGGGCGCTGTGATCGTCATGGACGAGACGCGCTGCATGGTGAAGTCGCTGCTGCGTCTGTCGTACTTCTATTTCGAGGAAAGCTGCGGCCAGTGCACGCCGTGCCGCGAAGGCACCGGCTGGCTCTACCGCATGGTGCACCGCATCGAAAACGGTCAAGGCCGTCCGGAAGATCTGGAGCTGCTGGACAACGTGGCCCTCAACATCATGGGCCGCACCATCTGCGCCCTCGGTGACGCCGCCGCCATGCCCGTCCGTGGCTTCCTCAAGCATTTTCGCGACGAATTCGCGCACCACATCGAGCACAAGTCTTGTGTGGTCCCGCAATATCTGTAGGTCTCAGGAACAGCAATGGTTGAACTAACCGTCGACGGCAACAAGGTCGAAGTGCCCGAAGGCAGCATGGTCATGCATGCCGCCCAGAAAGTCGGGCTT
The DNA window shown above is from Achromobacter spanius and carries:
- a CDS encoding TetR/AcrR family transcriptional regulator is translated as MSTPSPRADRNERLSALRRQIILDAAQRVFERDGLEKTTIRAIAKEAGCTTGAIYPWFAGKEALYGELLDGSLQRLHAHLAQAGEAEAPQSAARGVIRAFFAYYAQRRTDFSLGMYLFQGLGPRGLGRDMDEQLNSRLRQCIDLIGQALSRTKGWRDESVQVEQMNVFTYLMGLLLLVHTRRLKSLGQQADALLDNYCHALEQR
- a CDS encoding NADH-quinone oxidoreductase subunit A, whose translation is MNLQQYFPVLLFIVVATLIGFALLTAGSLLGPRRPYAEKLSPYECGFEAFEDARMKFDVRYYLVAILFILFDLEIAFLFPWAIAQGTVGLVGFWTVMVFLAVLTVGFIYEWKKGALDWE
- the nuoE gene encoding NADH-quinone oxidoreductase subunit NuoE translates to MLLSEQAYQKIDRELAKFPADQRQSAIMASLAIAQEEKGWLATEVIEDVAKYIGVPPIAVQEVATFYNMFDVKPVGKNKIAVCTNLPCALRDGDRAGEYLKRKLGVDYRQTTEDGQFTLVEGECMGACGDSPVLIVNNKHMCVRMTDEKLDALVAALKQQGESA
- a CDS encoding porin gives rise to the protein MKKTLLAAALLAGFAGVAQAETSVTLYGIIDTGLGYNKISGGSDAQNGSRFGMINGVQNGSRWGLRGSEDLGDGLRAVFQLESGFNSGNGNSAQGGRLFGRQATVGLASDSWGQLDFGRQTNIASKYFGSIDPFGAGFGQANIGVGMSAANTQRYDNMVMYQTPSFSGFQFGVGYSFSADDTKGAETGFKTADNTRAITTGLRYVNGPLNVALSYDQLNASNRLPTESTDATPRMYAIGGSYDFEVVKLALAYARTTDGWFAGQGTATSTIGGGTGSVNFGSNLFADGFKANSYLVGLSAPIGGASNLFGSWQRVDPSNSNLTGDDSNMNIYSLGYTYDLSKRTNLYAYGSYATNYAFLNDLKSTAVGVGVRHRF
- the nuoF gene encoding NADH-quinone oxidoreductase subunit NuoF, with product MNAPDLYKQFAQGLDPDPLNDLSNSMALHGRHLQPQIMADVDGANWRLADYVKRGGYEALKKILTTGMKPEDVIAEVKASGLRGRGGAGFPTGLKWSFMPRAFPGQKYLVCNSDEGEPGTFKDRDILRFNPHIVIEGMAIAAYAMGISVGYNYIHGEIFEVYERFEEALEEARAAGFLGDRLFGSDFSFQLHAFHGYGAYICGEETALLESLEGKKGQPRFKPPFPASFGLYGKPTTINNTETFAAVPWIIRNGGQAYLEVGKPNNGGTKLFSITGDVERPGNYEIPLGTPFSTLLELAGGMRGGKKLKAVIPGGSSAPVLPADIMMECTMDYDSIAKAGSMLGSGAVIVMDETRCMVKSLLRLSYFYFEESCGQCTPCREGTGWLYRMVHRIENGQGRPEDLELLDNVALNIMGRTICALGDAAAMPVRGFLKHFRDEFAHHIEHKSCVVPQYL
- a CDS encoding NADH-quinone oxidoreductase subunit C, with product MMTRLESLKNNLQTTLGADIALTEALGELTLEVPAEQWFSVCNKLRTEAGLRFETCIDLCGVDYLTWGNGTRQLPEETNVRIHRARYAVVAHLLSLENNWRLRVRTWAPDDEFPMVASLMECWPTVGWFEREAFDLYGIVFEGHPDLRRILTDYGFIGHPFRKDFPLSGTVEMRYDPEQRRVIYQPVTIDPREITPRVVREDTYGMGR
- a CDS encoding NuoB/complex I 20 kDa subunit family protein, which produces MAIDGILKQGFITTSADKFLNWAKTGSMWPMTFGLACCAVEMMHAGAARYDLDQFGIIFRPSPRQSDLMIVAGTLCNKMAPALRKVYDQMPEPRWVVSMGSCANGGGYYHYSYSVVRGCDRIVPVDVYVPGCPPTAEALVYGLLQMQNKIRLTNTIAR
- a CDS encoding NADH-quinone oxidoreductase subunit D, which translates into the protein MADIKNYTLNFGPQHPAAHGVLRLVLELDGEVIQRADPHIGLLHRATEKLAEHKTYIQALPYMDRLDYVSMMCNEHAYVMAIEKLLGVEAPLRAQYIRVMFDEITRLLNHLMSLGSHALDVGAMAVFLYAFREREDLMDCYEAVSGARMHAAYYRPGGVYRDLPDSMPQYGDSSKFRGDKEMRVMNDARSGSLLDFIEDFTNRFPACVDEYETLLTDNRIWKQRLVGIGVVDPDRAKALGFTGPMLRGSGVAWDLRKMQPYEVYDLLDFDIPVGVNGDCYDRYLVRIAEMRQSNRIIRQCVEWLRNNPGPVMIENHKIAPPSRTAMKTNMEELIHHFKLFTEGFHVPPGEAFASVEHPKGEFGIYLVSDGANKPYRLKIRAPGFVHLQALDEMSRGHMIADAVTIIGTQDIVFGEIDR
- a CDS encoding PaaI family thioesterase — encoded protein: MTATALAANARPPLISLADFHVLLADQHPFSMLLGIDVLHIGHGTAHAVLPARDTHQRLGGIVAGPMLMGLADLAMYAAVVGATGQAHAVTASLTINFLRKSPAGAIHAHARLLKVGRLSAGEVVLTGEGSDEPVAHIVSTWSVPKP